The Pseudanabaena sp. PCC 6802 genomic interval GCTTATATTCGAGACAATTCGCACGATCCGCAATCTCAGATCTGAGGCGGAAATCAAACCTGGATTGCAGATTAAGGTTGTCCTGCAGAGCGATAACAAAGGGGAACGTCAAACTTTGCAATTGGGTAGCACCTATATTCAAAATCTCGCCAAAGTTAACGATCTGGTAATTACCGACAAAGAACCAGAGGGCATAGGGCAAACCGTCGCTGGTGTTGTCGATACCGTACAGGTTTTGATTCCCCTCACCGGAGTGGTGGATCTGGCACAGCTCAAACAAAAGCTAGAGAAAAATCTGGCTAAACTCGAAGCTGCGATCGCATCCATTCAAACTCGTCTCGGTAATGAGGGCTATGTCAAAAAAGCGCCCCCAGAAGTAGTAGCGACGGCAAAAGCTGAATTAGAATCATCCCTACAACAGGCAGCGATCCTGCGATCGCGCCTGGCACAATTTGGATAGCTGTTAGTTCTCATGCTAAAGCGGATTGGATTTCCAATCCGCTTCAGGAATTGATGACCGATCCTAAATCCGTTTGTCAACCATTTTTTCCGTAGTCTGCGCAGGCAGACTTTGTTTGTATATAGCGGTTTTCAGATGAAAACGAGAAGTGGGTTTGGGGGCAACACCCCCAAGAAGGGGAGGCAGGGCGGTCTTGGGGGTTCCCCGCTAGAGCCACTGCCGTGTTCCACCCCTTCACCCCATCAATAAAACCTGTTCTCAATTGAAAAACGCTATAGCTGCGACTTCTAGTCGCCAGACACCATCAGTCTAGGCAACGATTTCGATCGTGCCAGCTACTGGTCTGTTGCCAAGGGTAGGGGCGGGAGAAAGCATGGCGAATAGTTCGTAAGTAAATCCCGTACCGCCACCATCGCGATCGAAGTAGAGTCCTCCACCAGTGTTATCGTAGTAGATGCTGGAAACACCAATAGTTGTAGCCGCATTGATACCTGTGGCTCCACCTGCGCCTTCAGCAAAGTGGAAGTTTTGCCCAAAAATTGGTACCCCAGTAGTTCCAGTCTGACCAGCGATCAGCGATCCGCCAAAGCCACTAGCGCTAATTTGCAGTCTATCGCCACTGGTGAGAGTTACGCCTGGGTTGTTGTAATCAGTCAGAATATCTACCTCACCGGAGCCGGAGGTGAAATTAGCGAATTTGAAAGCATCATTGCCAGCGCCACCTGTCAGGACATCATTACCAGTGTTACCGATTAAAGTATCGACCCCTTCTCCACCTCTGAGGGTATCGAATCCAGCACCACCATCAATATAGTCGTCGCCGCCCAGACCAGAAACAACGTCATCATTTACTGTAGTCTTGCGACCGGGGCCTGCTTCAGGATAGAAAGCATCTGCAACTGGGCTGCCTGTTAAACTTACACCAAAAATAGCCATTGTAGTTTTCCTCAGATTCTCTTAGTTTTCAAGTTCTAGTTCGGGGGGTACTCCTTGCCTTTTACTCTTTGACTGGAGAGATGTAAGGTCGGGCTGTATTTCCTCGATGAACCTAATGTACGGCTTTCTAAGAGTTGAGGTTGCGATCGCGCCCTCACATAGTTAGTGACATTACCGCGTTAAACCTATGATCTAGATCGCTAAGCTTGGAATGACTACCTAGGCAGCGCAGATTTGGCGCGATCGACTACAGCAGTAAAAACCTCAGCCACTACTCTGCGCAGAAACTTGCTGAAGAGAATGCCCTGCACGTTGTCGGTACCTAAATCCTTTAGCCCAACGCTTGGAACTTGAATAGTAGCCGCACTATAGGTACACCTAGATTCTGCGCTGGCAATTTGCTCGATGCCTGACCTGAGCATATAACCCAGACCAAACCAAACTACAAGCAGAGCGATCGCCAACCCCAGCAAAATACCGATTAAGATTTGTTTGACT includes:
- a CDS encoding calcium-binding protein, with protein sequence MAIFGVSLTGSPVADAFYPEAGPGRKTTVNDDVVSGLGGDDYIDGGAGFDTLRGGEGVDTLIGNTGNDVLTGGAGNDAFKFANFTSGSGEVDILTDYNNPGVTLTSGDRLQISASGFGGSLIAGQTGTTGVPIFGQNFHFAEGAGGATGINAATTIGVSSIYYDNTGGGLYFDRDGGGTGFTYELFAMLSPAPTLGNRPVAGTIEIVA